Proteins encoded by one window of Tunturibacter psychrotolerans:
- the yihA gene encoding ribosome biogenesis GTP-binding protein YihA/YsxC — protein sequence MRLNPVFLLSATDVAHFPSEAKTYGAPEVAFLGRSNVGKSSLINSLLGSQEAKVSSTPGRTRAINFFALHEGAGDKMKVRPTLIFADLPGYGYAKISKSISAEWPSFIEPYLAERETLALCICLVDTNIPPQENDTQLITYFKQTQRPYLVVGTKSDRLSNNQLAKSIAALRKAHEVEEILPVSAKTDAGTKMLWAKMMEVAE from the coding sequence ATGCGGCTGAATCCTGTTTTTTTGTTGTCTGCGACTGATGTCGCGCACTTCCCTTCTGAAGCGAAGACATATGGAGCGCCTGAGGTTGCGTTTCTAGGACGTTCCAACGTGGGCAAATCTTCGCTGATCAATTCGTTGCTGGGATCGCAGGAGGCGAAAGTGTCGTCGACGCCGGGAAGAACGCGGGCGATCAATTTTTTTGCACTACATGAGGGTGCGGGCGACAAGATGAAAGTGCGGCCCACGTTGATCTTTGCAGACTTGCCTGGGTATGGATATGCCAAGATTTCGAAGTCGATCTCGGCGGAGTGGCCTTCGTTTATTGAGCCTTATCTTGCGGAGCGCGAGACGCTAGCGCTATGCATTTGTCTGGTGGACACAAATATTCCACCGCAGGAAAATGATACTCAGTTGATTACATATTTTAAGCAGACGCAACGGCCTTACCTGGTGGTAGGGACGAAGTCGGATCGACTTTCGAATAATCAGTTGGCGAAGTCTATTGCCGCTTTGAGAAAGGCTCACGAGGTAGAGGAGATCCTTCCGGTTTCGGCGAAGACCGATGCGGGGACGAAGATGCTCTGGGCGAAGATGATGGAAGTGGCGGAGTAG
- a CDS encoding zinc metalloprotease HtpX — translation MNTFKSTLLLVLLTVFLILIGDRFGGRSGMVIAFALSVVFNFVTYFFSDKLALRMYNAQPVTREQLPRAYAAVERLTAKQGLPMPRIYVLPTESPNAFATGRNPQHASVAVTHGILQLLDDEELEGVLAHELGHVRNRDILTSSIAATLAGAITMVARMGYWASLFGGGGGGRDRRGGGGLSGLLMIIVAPIAASLIQLWISRTREFEADATGAATTGNPYALARALQKLEDYSKRIPMQASPSNAHLFIVAPLLGSGGIGNLFSTHPPMKERIQRLIGRDYV, via the coding sequence ATGAATACGTTCAAGTCGACGTTGCTTCTGGTGTTGCTGACGGTGTTTTTGATCCTGATTGGGGATCGCTTTGGTGGACGAAGTGGCATGGTGATCGCGTTCGCCTTATCGGTTGTCTTCAACTTTGTGACTTATTTCTTCTCGGATAAGTTGGCGTTGAGGATGTACAACGCTCAGCCGGTGACTCGGGAGCAGTTGCCAAGGGCGTATGCGGCGGTGGAGAGACTGACGGCTAAGCAGGGACTGCCGATGCCGAGAATCTATGTGTTGCCGACGGAATCGCCAAATGCGTTTGCTACAGGGCGGAATCCGCAACATGCTTCGGTGGCGGTGACACATGGAATTCTGCAGCTGCTGGATGATGAGGAGCTGGAGGGCGTGCTGGCGCATGAGCTGGGGCATGTGAGGAACAGAGATATTCTGACGAGCTCGATTGCAGCGACGCTGGCGGGTGCGATCACGATGGTGGCGCGGATGGGATATTGGGCTTCGTTGTTTGGTGGTGGAGGCGGCGGGCGCGATAGACGCGGGGGGGGTGGGCTGAGTGGGTTGTTAATGATTATCGTTGCGCCAATTGCGGCTTCGTTGATTCAGCTCTGGATTTCGAGGACGCGTGAGTTTGAGGCTGATGCTACGGGCGCGGCGACGACAGGGAATCCGTATGCGCTGGCGCGGGCGTTGCAGAAGCTGGAGGACTATTCGAAGAGAATTCCGATGCAGGCTTCGCCTTCGAATGCGCATCTCTTTATCGTTGCGCCTTTGCTGGGGAGTGGAGGGATTGGGAATCTTTTTTCGACGCATCCTCCTATGAAGGAACGAATTCAACGGTTGATTGGAAGGGATTACGTCTAG
- a CDS encoding cytochrome c-type biogenesis protein CcmH — MFEGFVARLSCRTGPLCVGRAFRALCTPSVAASDGRFRRFAGAGLVCLLAVVMLGASPDARFEKMGHEMICTCGCGQILLECNHVGCPVSPVMISELHAQIDGGGSNTSIFNWFAAKYGAIVLASPIRGGFDNVAWVAPMAVFLLATIGTGFLVRMWSLRSRQRGAASSAGPVMAGDAMRERIRRETEY, encoded by the coding sequence ATGTTTGAGGGTTTCGTTGCAAGACTGTCCTGCCGGACGGGCCCACTCTGCGTGGGGCGGGCATTTCGTGCCTTGTGTACCCCTTCGGTTGCGGCTTCCGATGGTCGCTTTCGGCGATTTGCTGGTGCTGGCTTGGTATGTTTGCTGGCTGTGGTGATGCTGGGGGCGTCGCCTGATGCGCGCTTCGAGAAGATGGGGCACGAGATGATCTGCACCTGCGGATGCGGGCAGATCCTGCTGGAGTGCAACCATGTGGGTTGTCCGGTTTCTCCGGTAATGATCAGTGAACTGCATGCGCAGATCGATGGAGGCGGATCGAATACCTCGATCTTTAATTGGTTTGCGGCGAAGTATGGGGCGATTGTGCTCGCGTCTCCGATTCGCGGAGGGTTTGACAACGTCGCGTGGGTTGCGCCGATGGCGGTATTTTTGCTGGCGACGATTGGGACGGGATTTCTGGTTCGGATGTGGTCGTTGCGGTCGAGACAGCGCGGGGCCGCGAGTTCGGCTGGGCCTGTGATGGCTGGTGATGCGATGCGAGAGCGCATTCGACGGGAGACGGAGTACTGA
- a CDS encoding heme lyase CcmF/NrfE family subunit, which yields MRLHPMPEFGSFTLLLALALSAYTLVMGGVALWRTRGMAAGVDGGAGRLGETARRAGISSFVALSCAAFALVWASFTNDYSVSYILHHTNRDLNTAYKFSALWSGQEGSLLLWAWLLSAYGFVLRMRHKVDVRLSAFASTILAGIQVFFLLLLNFAAPPFAIQPGPVATDGFGLNPLLQYPEMVIHPPMLYLGYVGFSVPFAFALGALMMRYPGEKWIHITRRWTMVTWLFLTCGIFLGAHWAYSVLGWGGYWGWDPVENASLMPWLTGTAFLHSVMMQEKRGMMKSWNVWLIFSTFMLTILGTLLTRSGIVSSVHAFAQSSIGDWFYGFILIVFAVCLFTFFKQRDHLKSENRLESLVSRESSFLFNNLILLAACFTVLWGTLFPVLSEYVQGTKVTMGAPFYNRVNLPIGLFLLFLTGIGPLLAWRSTSLRSIRRNFILPSIAMGVALVVLVAVGVRPWEAGDDWQATLFSLVTFTLAAGVTTAIAAEFLRGANVVATQTGKNLLASTVLLVRRNTRRYGGYIVHFGIVVMFIGIAGGAFNQSHEQEMGFGDTLKLGPYRLVCKSYTQDSNKNYDTEYALLDVFRGSKQITQLAPERRFYQASQTSSTMVALHSTLASDLYVIYEGKNPDTDRPIIKVFLNPLMNWIWIGVLIVVGGTFLALVPNLTRTAARASVETPVNLAEVHHV from the coding sequence ATGCGACTGCATCCGATGCCGGAGTTTGGTAGTTTTACGCTGTTGCTGGCTTTGGCATTGAGCGCTTACACGCTGGTGATGGGTGGGGTTGCGCTGTGGCGAACGCGAGGAATGGCGGCAGGAGTCGATGGCGGCGCGGGGCGGCTGGGTGAGACGGCGCGGCGGGCGGGGATCTCAAGTTTTGTAGCGTTGAGTTGTGCGGCGTTTGCGCTGGTATGGGCTTCGTTTACCAACGACTATTCAGTTTCGTATATCCTGCACCATACCAATCGAGATCTGAATACCGCATATAAGTTTTCTGCCCTGTGGTCGGGACAGGAGGGCTCGCTGCTGTTGTGGGCGTGGCTGCTTTCGGCGTATGGGTTTGTGTTGCGGATGCGGCACAAGGTGGATGTGCGGCTGTCGGCGTTTGCTTCGACGATTCTGGCAGGGATTCAGGTCTTCTTTTTGCTGCTGTTGAATTTTGCGGCGCCTCCGTTTGCGATTCAGCCGGGACCGGTGGCGACGGATGGGTTTGGGTTGAATCCGCTGCTGCAGTATCCGGAGATGGTGATTCATCCTCCGATGCTGTACTTGGGATATGTGGGGTTCTCGGTTCCGTTTGCGTTTGCGCTGGGTGCGCTGATGATGCGGTATCCGGGGGAGAAGTGGATTCACATTACGCGGCGCTGGACCATGGTGACGTGGCTGTTTTTGACGTGCGGGATTTTTCTTGGTGCGCACTGGGCTTATAGCGTGCTGGGGTGGGGTGGGTACTGGGGCTGGGATCCGGTGGAGAACGCCTCGTTGATGCCGTGGCTTACCGGGACGGCGTTTCTGCACTCGGTGATGATGCAGGAGAAGCGCGGGATGATGAAGAGCTGGAATGTGTGGCTCATCTTCTCGACGTTTATGCTGACGATTCTGGGGACACTGCTGACGCGGTCTGGGATTGTGAGCTCAGTGCATGCGTTTGCGCAGAGTTCGATTGGTGATTGGTTTTATGGCTTCATTCTGATTGTGTTTGCGGTTTGCTTGTTTACGTTCTTCAAGCAGCGGGATCATTTGAAGAGCGAGAACAGGCTGGAGTCGCTGGTGAGCCGCGAGTCTAGTTTTCTATTCAACAATCTGATCTTGCTGGCAGCTTGCTTTACGGTGCTTTGGGGAACGCTGTTTCCTGTGTTGAGCGAGTATGTGCAGGGCACGAAGGTCACGATGGGGGCACCGTTCTATAACCGGGTGAACTTGCCGATTGGATTGTTTCTGCTGTTTCTGACCGGGATTGGGCCGCTGCTGGCGTGGCGTTCGACTTCGCTGCGATCGATACGGCGGAATTTTATTTTGCCTTCGATTGCGATGGGTGTCGCGCTGGTGGTGTTGGTGGCGGTAGGCGTGAGGCCGTGGGAAGCTGGAGACGATTGGCAAGCTACCCTGTTTTCGCTGGTGACGTTTACGCTCGCGGCTGGGGTAACTACGGCGATTGCGGCTGAGTTTTTGCGTGGAGCAAACGTGGTGGCGACGCAGACGGGGAAGAATCTGCTGGCTTCCACGGTGCTGCTGGTGCGACGGAATACGCGGCGGTATGGCGGGTATATCGTTCACTTCGGCATTGTGGTGATGTTTATCGGGATCGCCGGTGGCGCGTTCAATCAATCGCATGAGCAGGAGATGGGCTTTGGCGATACGTTGAAGCTCGGGCCGTATCGGCTGGTGTGCAAGAGCTACACGCAGGACAGCAATAAGAACTACGACACGGAGTATGCGTTGCTCGATGTGTTCCGTGGGAGCAAGCAGATTACGCAGCTTGCTCCGGAGAGGCGGTTTTATCAGGCGAGCCAGACGTCTTCGACGATGGTGGCGCTGCACTCTACGCTGGCGAGTGACCTGTATGTGATCTATGAGGGGAAAAATCCTGATACGGATCGGCCGATCATCAAAGTGTTTTTGAACCCGCTGATGAACTGGATCTGGATTGGAGTTTTGATCGTGGTGGGTGGGACGTTTCTTGCGCTGGTGCCGAATCTTACGCGGACGGCTGCGCGCGCGTCGGTAGAGACACCGGTGAATTTGGCTGAGGTTCATCATGTTTGA
- a CDS encoding ZIP family metal transporter: MSALWLSLTLGLVAGLADYLGGFLLVRQSPSARALRYFVALGAGFMLAAAVLEMIPEGLHVNPRFAPLLILVGYCAVHLVEHSLVPHFHFGEQTHEHELIAAKTSYSVLLGLATHTFFDGVAIGSGFVLSHWLGWILFFAVFLHKIPEGFTVASVMLAGGRGAATALNSALFLGATTVLGVLVINLEPSWVRVGLPLSAGVTIYVAATDLVPEVNREPGLRMALVFLGGVAVFFILRLLGPG, from the coding sequence GTGTCGGCGCTGTGGTTGAGCCTGACGCTGGGGTTGGTGGCGGGACTGGCTGATTATCTTGGCGGGTTTTTGTTGGTGCGGCAGTCGCCTTCGGCGCGTGCGCTGCGCTACTTTGTCGCACTGGGCGCCGGTTTTATGTTAGCGGCAGCGGTGCTTGAGATGATCCCTGAGGGACTGCATGTGAATCCGCGGTTTGCTCCACTGCTGATTCTGGTTGGGTACTGCGCGGTGCATCTGGTGGAGCATTCGCTTGTGCCACATTTTCATTTTGGGGAGCAGACGCATGAGCACGAGTTGATTGCGGCGAAGACGAGCTACTCGGTTCTGTTGGGACTAGCGACTCACACATTCTTTGATGGCGTGGCGATTGGGTCGGGATTTGTGCTGTCGCATTGGCTGGGATGGATTTTGTTCTTCGCGGTATTTCTGCACAAGATTCCTGAGGGCTTTACCGTGGCGAGCGTGATGCTGGCCGGTGGTAGAGGCGCGGCGACGGCGCTGAACTCTGCGTTGTTTCTTGGGGCAACGACGGTGCTTGGTGTGCTCGTGATTAATCTTGAGCCTAGCTGGGTTCGGGTGGGGTTGCCGCTGTCGGCAGGGGTGACGATCTATGTGGCGGCTACGGATCTTGTGCCTGAGGTGAATCGCGAGCCGGGATTGCGCATGGCGCTGGTCTTCCTCGGTGGTGTGGCGGTGTTTTTTATTCTGCGTTTGTTGGGGCCGGGATAG
- a CDS encoding response regulator: MNSPLEQAISRMPATILLIDDNAVQAATRQTILKRAGYFVIAALNPCRALEQIRGGEFPAEIGLVITDHVMPGMNGADFVKALRKTNPTIPVLVISGLEEAEEEYVDLNVTFRMKPLMPDHLLATVHGLIRDGSHDSGQLTAQ, encoded by the coding sequence ATGAATTCTCCCCTGGAACAAGCGATCTCTCGCATGCCAGCCACCATTCTTCTTATTGACGATAATGCTGTGCAGGCGGCCACTCGGCAGACGATTCTGAAGCGTGCGGGCTATTTTGTGATCGCAGCGCTGAATCCTTGCAGAGCTCTGGAGCAGATCCGGGGTGGGGAGTTCCCTGCAGAGATCGGGTTGGTGATTACCGACCATGTGATGCCAGGGATGAACGGGGCGGATTTTGTAAAAGCCTTGCGCAAGACCAATCCTACGATCCCGGTGCTTGTGATCAGCGGGCTGGAGGAGGCCGAAGAAGAGTATGTCGACTTGAATGTGACGTTTCGGATGAAGCCGCTGATGCCGGACCACCTGCTGGCGACGGTTCATGGGCTGATTCGGGATGGGAGCCACGATTCGGGGCAGTTGACAGCCCAGTAG
- a CDS encoding carboxypeptidase regulatory-like domain-containing protein, with translation MSFLSSFLRRSVVAAAMVAAFSSFACADSITGTVTNKTTNKPAAGDDVVLIRLQQGMQEATRTKTDAKGRFSLDVPANESQAIHLVRVTHDKANYFRPAPPGTQSVEVEVYNAAAKVKGVSSEADVMRLQTDESGKALHVVENFFVKNESSPPLTQFSDRPFEFYLPEGAVVEGSAALAPGGMPVQASPVPLGEANHYAFIFPIRPGETRFQITYKLPYSGSLKFSPRVMMPTDTIAVMMPKSMTFKPGPSAPYTPVTEETTAQTYVARSVAPSQALDFTVSGTGQMPRDTGAAAAAGEGGAATADASAQAGAGGAAGTAASDTRPGGGLGTPLDPEGTNDPWAKYKWWILGGLGLLLAVGAGVMLKSGPAPVASPVGAGATAAGPDSLLAAMKEELFALETDKLQGKLTESEYTEQKAALEVVLRRALARGERNIDTSNVAGPVV, from the coding sequence GTGAGCTTTCTATCCTCTTTCCTCCGACGTTCTGTTGTGGCTGCTGCGATGGTTGCGGCGTTTTCGAGCTTTGCTTGTGCCGATTCGATCACCGGTACGGTTACAAATAAGACGACCAATAAACCTGCGGCTGGCGATGACGTGGTGTTGATTCGTCTCCAGCAAGGAATGCAGGAGGCTACGCGGACAAAGACGGACGCGAAGGGCCGCTTCTCACTGGACGTGCCAGCGAACGAGAGCCAGGCGATCCACCTGGTGCGTGTGACGCATGATAAGGCGAACTATTTTCGGCCGGCGCCTCCGGGGACGCAGTCGGTTGAGGTGGAGGTTTATAACGCTGCTGCGAAGGTGAAGGGTGTGAGCAGTGAGGCCGATGTAATGCGCCTGCAGACGGATGAGAGCGGGAAGGCGCTGCATGTGGTTGAGAATTTCTTCGTGAAGAACGAGTCGAGTCCACCACTGACGCAGTTCAGCGACAGGCCTTTTGAGTTTTATCTGCCAGAGGGTGCGGTGGTGGAGGGGTCGGCGGCTCTGGCACCAGGGGGAATGCCGGTGCAGGCTTCGCCGGTGCCGTTGGGAGAGGCGAATCACTATGCGTTTATCTTTCCGATTCGGCCGGGGGAGACGCGATTTCAGATTACGTACAAGTTGCCCTATAGCGGAAGCTTGAAGTTTTCGCCGCGAGTGATGATGCCGACGGACACGATCGCGGTGATGATGCCGAAGAGTATGACGTTTAAGCCGGGGCCGTCCGCACCGTATACGCCGGTGACCGAAGAGACGACGGCGCAGACTTATGTGGCGCGGAGTGTGGCTCCGTCGCAGGCGTTGGACTTTACCGTGTCGGGGACTGGGCAGATGCCGCGGGATACGGGCGCTGCGGCGGCGGCGGGCGAGGGTGGTGCGGCGACGGCGGATGCTTCGGCGCAGGCTGGTGCGGGTGGCGCTGCGGGTACAGCGGCGAGCGATACGCGACCGGGTGGGGGTTTGGGGACACCGCTTGATCCGGAGGGGACGAATGATCCGTGGGCGAAGTATAAGTGGTGGATCCTGGGTGGGCTTGGGCTGTTGCTGGCAGTGGGTGCGGGAGTGATGTTGAAGAGTGGCCCTGCGCCGGTTGCGAGTCCGGTTGGAGCGGGGGCGACGGCTGCTGGTCCGGATTCCCTGCTTGCAGCGATGAAGGAAGAGCTCTTTGCGCTGGAGACGGATAAGCTTCAAGGCAAATTGACCGAGAGCGAGTATACAGAACAGAAGGCGGCGCTTGAGGTGGTGTTGCGCAGGGCGCTTGCGCGCGGCGAACGGAATATAGATACGTCTAATGTGGCGGGCCCTGTAGTTTGA
- a CDS encoding DUF4149 domain-containing protein has protein sequence MQIFLRALRLFAMVAWVGGLGFFAFVVAPVAFHSLPSAHEAGIVVGGTLRVLHWIGLVGGAIFYVATGLLWLRAGVTARVEFAIEMILAGMMMAGTFYSQFKILPAMEVDRALAGGVVETAPARNPGRVDFERLHTLSERLEGFVFFCGLGVVFVLSRESQ, from the coding sequence ATGCAGATTTTTCTACGGGCCCTGCGGTTATTTGCGATGGTGGCATGGGTGGGTGGGCTTGGATTCTTTGCGTTTGTGGTCGCGCCGGTGGCGTTTCATAGTCTGCCGAGTGCGCATGAGGCTGGGATCGTCGTTGGAGGGACTCTGCGGGTGTTGCACTGGATCGGGCTCGTGGGTGGCGCGATCTTTTATGTTGCTACGGGGCTGTTGTGGCTGCGGGCCGGCGTGACCGCGAGGGTGGAGTTTGCGATCGAGATGATTCTGGCCGGGATGATGATGGCGGGAACGTTTTATTCGCAGTTCAAGATACTGCCGGCGATGGAGGTGGATCGAGCGCTGGCGGGCGGGGTGGTGGAAACGGCTCCAGCGAGAAATCCGGGGCGGGTGGACTTTGAAAGATTGCATACGTTGTCGGAACGGCTAGAGGGATTCGTGTTCTTTTGCGGTTTGGGCGTGGTGTTTGTGCTGTCTCGTGAGTCGCAATGA
- a CDS encoding Ig-like domain repeat protein → MGKQSLPHSPRTKYDARGIALLLLCLLSLPRLSAQTASVSALTVPLILPSAIVFDATGNLYFAETGNHVIRKVDTVGNITTIAGTGTQGFSGDLGLATSATLDSPQGLALDTARNLYIADTHNQRIRKLNLTTGVITTIAGSTSGFSGDGASALSAQLSLPTALALDSSGNLYIADTGNHRIRKLNLATAITTIAGNGTQGYSGDLGAATSAAIDSPTGIALDASSNLYLADTHNHRVREINANTGVITTIAGTGSPGFSGDTTAATAANLALPHGLTSDSAGNLYLADTANHRIRRIDATTGIITTVVGDGTQTFAGDNGPPTAASLDSPTATTLSPASNLTLSDTGNQRIRQVVTQTTPTSITTVAGLGLTAPGVLNLTAPYVIAYGTGQLTATLATSPATGTVTFFETVNTTTKILGSSPVVSNTATLSTTTLAAGAYNLTATYSGDQTHPSAQSPALALTITPLQLTATIAPISLLYGQAIPNLSGTLTGVLPQDAANLTATFITTATVGSSAGTYSVTPVLNGSAAGNYTVAASPAAITIHPAPTVITLSNLVATGTTGSTVTLTVHVASTTTGTPPGSVTLLDGNSPLSTTPLSNSGDAVFLTSTLAQGAHNFTAVYDGSANFTPSISAPQLITIGTGSPTNPDFALAATGTTTQTILSGASTSFTFTVQVQNNLSSPITLAATGLPNLATASFNPAYLPPGATPNTFTMTIATPKTTATNVNPRDRLFQPFLATIFLLSPIAGLAFHPRKRGVAIRFFLLTIAGITLLLASGCGDRIKTDPALTSQAKTYAITVTGTATGPTGNALQHSATVTLVLNPAS, encoded by the coding sequence ATGGGTAAGCAGAGCCTCCCACATTCTCCCCGCACCAAGTACGACGCCCGCGGGATTGCACTCTTACTTCTCTGCCTCCTGTCTCTCCCCAGGCTCTCCGCCCAGACCGCTTCGGTCTCAGCACTGACGGTTCCCCTCATTCTTCCGTCGGCCATCGTCTTTGACGCAACTGGCAACCTCTACTTCGCAGAAACGGGCAACCACGTCATCCGCAAGGTCGACACAGTCGGCAACATCACGACCATCGCAGGCACCGGCACCCAGGGCTTCTCCGGCGACCTGGGCCTCGCAACCTCCGCGACGCTCGACTCACCGCAGGGCCTCGCGCTCGATACGGCACGCAATCTCTACATCGCCGACACACACAACCAGCGCATCCGCAAACTCAACCTCACCACAGGCGTCATCACAACGATCGCCGGCAGCACCTCTGGCTTCTCCGGAGACGGCGCTTCTGCCCTATCCGCGCAACTCAGCCTCCCGACTGCTCTCGCGCTCGACTCCTCCGGCAATCTTTACATCGCCGACACGGGCAATCACCGCATCCGCAAACTCAACCTCGCTACAGCCATCACGACGATCGCGGGTAATGGCACACAAGGCTACTCCGGCGACCTCGGTGCGGCCACATCCGCTGCCATCGACTCTCCCACGGGCATCGCGTTGGACGCCTCCAGCAATCTTTATCTAGCCGACACCCATAACCATCGCGTTCGCGAAATCAACGCCAATACCGGCGTCATCACCACCATCGCCGGCACCGGCTCACCTGGCTTCTCCGGCGACACCACCGCCGCGACTGCCGCAAACCTGGCGCTCCCCCACGGCCTCACCTCAGATTCCGCCGGCAACCTCTACCTCGCCGACACCGCCAACCACCGCATCCGGCGTATCGATGCCACTACCGGAATCATCACAACCGTTGTTGGCGATGGTACTCAGACCTTTGCCGGCGACAACGGCCCTCCTACCGCCGCCTCGCTTGACAGTCCCACTGCGACAACACTCTCACCCGCCAGCAACCTAACTCTCTCCGACACCGGCAATCAGCGCATTCGTCAGGTCGTAACGCAAACCACCCCAACCTCGATCACCACTGTCGCGGGTCTCGGCCTCACCGCCCCGGGAGTCCTCAACCTCACCGCTCCCTACGTGATCGCCTACGGCACCGGACAACTCACAGCCACTCTCGCCACCAGCCCAGCCACCGGCACCGTTACATTTTTCGAAACCGTCAACACCACAACTAAAATCCTTGGCTCCTCCCCCGTCGTCTCCAACACCGCCACACTCTCAACAACAACCCTGGCTGCCGGCGCTTACAATCTCACTGCAACCTACTCCGGTGACCAAACCCATCCGTCCGCGCAGAGTCCTGCGCTGGCTCTGACCATCACACCCCTGCAACTCACCGCTACCATCGCACCAATCTCCCTCCTCTACGGACAGGCGATTCCAAACCTGAGCGGTACTCTCACCGGCGTCCTTCCTCAAGACGCAGCAAATCTTACCGCTACCTTCATCACCACCGCCACTGTTGGCTCATCCGCCGGCACTTATTCTGTCACGCCTGTCCTCAACGGCTCAGCGGCAGGGAACTACACCGTCGCCGCATCACCCGCAGCGATCACCATCCACCCAGCCCCTACTGTGATCACGCTCAGCAACCTCGTAGCAACCGGCACCACCGGATCGACGGTGACCCTAACCGTGCACGTTGCCAGCACAACGACTGGCACCCCACCCGGTTCTGTCACTTTGCTCGATGGCAATAGCCCTCTCTCCACCACCCCACTCTCAAACTCAGGAGACGCGGTCTTCCTCACCTCGACTCTCGCCCAGGGCGCTCACAACTTCACCGCGGTCTATGACGGAAGCGCGAACTTCACCCCCAGCATCTCCGCCCCTCAACTGATCACAATCGGAACGGGTTCACCCACCAACCCCGACTTCGCGCTCGCCGCAACCGGCACGACTACACAAACGATTCTCTCCGGCGCGAGCACGAGCTTCACCTTTACTGTCCAGGTGCAGAACAATCTATCCAGTCCAATCACTTTGGCCGCCACCGGTCTCCCGAATCTCGCCACCGCATCCTTCAACCCGGCGTATCTCCCCCCTGGCGCTACGCCCAACACCTTCACCATGACCATCGCGACGCCGAAGACGACCGCGACGAACGTCAATCCGCGTGACCGCCTCTTTCAACCATTCCTTGCCACAATCTTTCTGCTCAGCCCCATCGCCGGTCTGGCCTTCCACCCACGCAAACGCGGCGTCGCAATAAGGTTCTTCCTGCTCACCATCGCCGGCATCACACTCCTGCTAGCGAGCGGCTGTGGAGACCGCATCAAAACCGATCCAGCCTTGACCAGTCAGGCTAAGACCTACGCCATCACGGTCACCGGCACAGCCACCGGTCCAACCGGAAACGCCCTGCAACACTCCGCAACCGTGACCCTTGTTCTAAATCCCGCCAGTTGA